One window of the Flavobacteriaceae bacterium YJPT1-3 genome contains the following:
- a CDS encoding ThuA domain-containing protein: MNKILHLALCLGMLCNFAQAQQRVLVFTKTNGFTHPSIDAGVQMITDLGMTNGLWTTDQSEDASVFNSNNLSQYAVVIFCNTSGNNLLNANQRVAFEEFIANGGGFMGIHAATDTYRDGSWPFYNELVGGIVQTNPNHTANNFNATMTVVNAHPAVDFLGGSYNKDEEYYYWERNGGFLYSGNIDLLEVESTGDQSYDAPRPISWYKEYGGGRSFYTAMGHNSSDYTQDELFIRHIEEGIKYLLDGTLSLADLPERGFQPADRPFAKAIPNPITEQVEIFWEGDTRPNRFTVVNTLGQELVSVPLKSKQTSYQLDSRDWSPGLYFIRCRYAEEEVILKIVKR; the protein is encoded by the coding sequence ATGAACAAAATCCTCCACCTCGCCCTGTGCTTGGGTATGCTCTGTAACTTCGCCCAGGCCCAACAGCGTGTGCTCGTATTCACCAAAACCAACGGATTTACGCATCCCTCTATTGATGCCGGAGTGCAAATGATTACGGACCTGGGAATGACCAATGGACTTTGGACTACTGACCAATCGGAGGACGCTAGCGTATTTAATTCTAACAATTTATCGCAGTACGCCGTGGTAATTTTTTGCAATACCAGCGGAAATAATCTTCTGAATGCCAATCAGCGGGTTGCTTTTGAGGAGTTTATCGCTAATGGCGGAGGTTTTATGGGGATTCACGCAGCTACTGATACCTATCGGGATGGGAGTTGGCCCTTTTACAATGAACTGGTTGGAGGCATTGTTCAGACCAATCCTAATCACACTGCCAACAATTTCAACGCGACGATGACCGTGGTCAATGCTCATCCTGCAGTCGATTTTCTTGGGGGCAGTTATAATAAGGACGAAGAATACTACTATTGGGAACGCAACGGAGGCTTCCTCTATTCCGGCAATATCGATCTTTTAGAAGTCGAGTCTACCGGAGATCAAAGCTATGATGCTCCGCGACCCATCTCTTGGTATAAGGAATACGGTGGTGGTCGTTCCTTTTACACGGCTATGGGACATAACTCATCAGACTATACCCAGGATGAACTTTTTATTCGGCATATCGAAGAGGGAATCAAATACCTCCTGGATGGGACCTTAAGTCTCGCCGATTTACCGGAGCGTGGTTTTCAGCCAGCGGACCGGCCTTTCGCGAAAGCGATACCCAATCCAATAACAGAACAAGTAGAGATCTTCTGGGAAGGAGATACGCGACCGAATCGTTTTACCGTGGTCAATACTCTGGGGCAGGAGCTGGTCTCGGTTCCATTGAAAAGCAAACAGACTTCCTATCAATTAGACAGTAGAGACTGGTCTCCGGGCCTGTATTTTATCCGTTGCCGGTATGCAGAAGAGGAGGTTATCCTAAAAATTGTAAAAAGATAA
- a CDS encoding 2Fe-2S iron-sulfur cluster-binding protein: MSDISIIITDREGVIHQVDAPTDMNMNLMEVIRAFELAEEGTIGICGGMAMCASCQCYVLSDHKLDERSEEEEAMLAEAFYVQENSRLGCQITMSESLEGLQVQIAPES; this comes from the coding sequence ATGAGCGATATTTCCATAATCATTACCGACCGCGAGGGCGTTATACACCAGGTAGACGCACCTACTGACATGAACATGAATCTTATGGAGGTCATCCGTGCCTTTGAGCTTGCTGAAGAAGGAACTATTGGGATTTGTGGTGGAATGGCAATGTGCGCTTCCTGCCAATGCTATGTACTTAGCGATCATAAGCTTGATGAGCGCAGCGAAGAGGAAGAAGCCATGTTGGCGGAAGCTTTCTATGTGCAAGAGAACAGCCGGTTAGGATGTCAAATCACTATGTCGGAAAGCCTGGAAGGACTGCAGGTTCAGATCGCTCCAGAGAGTTAA
- a CDS encoding SGNH/GDSL hydrolase family protein, translated as MGDSYTIGEGIQLRDSYPRQLETRLELELDEPIDLQLIATTGWSTSDLLQALSIEEPPAHFDLVTLLIGVNNQFRNQPFSIYETEFPELLEQAIRLAKNSPDRVLVLSIPDYSYSPAGGNNGGGQISEEIDRYNAFAKAASRERGVKFITITDISRRALQESDLIAEDNLHLSKKAYGEITERLFPFAFGLFL; from the coding sequence TTGGGCGATAGCTACACCATTGGCGAGGGCATTCAATTGAGGGACAGCTACCCCAGGCAACTCGAGACGCGGCTTGAACTGGAGCTGGATGAACCAATCGATCTCCAGCTTATCGCAACCACCGGCTGGAGCACGTCAGATCTTCTCCAGGCACTTTCTATTGAGGAGCCTCCCGCTCATTTTGATTTGGTAACCTTGCTTATCGGTGTAAATAACCAATTTAGAAATCAGCCGTTTTCGATCTACGAAACCGAATTTCCTGAACTACTAGAGCAGGCTATCCGTTTGGCTAAAAACAGTCCTGATCGTGTACTTGTCTTGTCCATTCCCGATTACAGTTACAGTCCGGCTGGAGGAAATAATGGAGGGGGTCAAATTTCTGAGGAGATCGATCGTTACAATGCATTCGCCAAAGCAGCATCACGAGAACGCGGTGTGAAATTTATTACCATTACAGACATCTCCAGGCGTGCCTTGCAAGAATCGGATTTAATTGCGGAGGATAATCTTCATCTGTCAAAAAAGGCCTATGGCGAAATTACTGAGCGATTGTTTCCATTCGCCTTCGGACTTTTCCTTTGA
- a CDS encoding serine/threonine protein phosphatase → MSSQRRLDRAYQKAKRIPFTDKDKFILFSDCHRGDNSFADDFANNKNVYFHALKHYYELGFTYCELGDGDELWENLTFESILQAHKNVFDLLKKFHQEARLHKLWGDHDMVFRRKTYRENHLYSYFDPKTGQDEPLFPGIDIPEALVLKHAETGQELFMCHGHQTDWMNYQGWRINRFLVRILWKPLQIFGISDPTSPAKNYKELIKVERRTKKWIVKNDNVITITGHTHRPRFPEPGDIAFFNDGSCVHPRSITGIEIEQGAIALIKWHIDTNEEGVLRVSRVLLEGPYPLSSYMVS, encoded by the coding sequence ATGTCTTCACAACGTCGACTCGACAGAGCCTACCAGAAAGCCAAACGGATCCCGTTTACGGATAAGGATAAATTCATCCTGTTTAGTGATTGCCACAGAGGGGACAATTCTTTTGCTGATGATTTCGCCAATAATAAGAATGTCTACTTTCACGCACTTAAACACTACTATGAACTCGGCTTTACTTACTGCGAGCTAGGCGACGGCGATGAACTCTGGGAGAATCTCACTTTCGAATCCATATTACAGGCTCACAAAAATGTATTCGACCTACTGAAGAAATTTCATCAAGAAGCCCGACTCCACAAACTTTGGGGCGATCACGATATGGTGTTCCGCAGGAAAACCTACCGGGAGAATCATCTCTACAGTTATTTTGATCCCAAAACAGGCCAGGACGAACCCCTTTTTCCGGGCATTGATATCCCGGAAGCTCTTGTTCTCAAACATGCAGAAACAGGACAGGAACTTTTTATGTGTCACGGTCATCAAACGGATTGGATGAATTACCAAGGCTGGCGCATCAATCGATTTTTAGTGCGAATTCTATGGAAACCACTTCAAATTTTTGGAATCTCAGATCCCACCAGTCCGGCAAAAAATTATAAGGAACTGATCAAGGTAGAACGTCGAACGAAAAAGTGGATCGTAAAGAACGATAACGTAATTACTATAACCGGACACACGCACCGCCCACGGTTTCCAGAACCCGGGGACATCGCCTTCTTCAATGACGGTAGTTGTGTACATCCACGAAGCATTACCGGTATTGAAATCGAACAAGGCGCCATTGCACTCATCAAATGGCATATTGATACCAACGAAGAGGGCGTACTGCGGGTTAGCCGGGTACTTCTGGAAGGACCCTACCCCCTTTCGTCCTATATGGTTTCTTAG
- a CDS encoding DUF3050 domain-containing protein — translation MLLKLQESLQPHREQLLKHPLYTSIKSPEDLRIFMRHHVFAVWDFMSLLKALQVTLTRTTTPWVPVASPNIRYLINEIVLAEETDLNKFGERQSHFEMYLDAMRKANASVADIEEVVAQVKHGTDIFLVIAMADLPVSVKKFLQFTFSIIEEGKPHKIAAAFTFGREDLIPDLFHAIIEKLQAQFPKEQLDLVHYYFERHIELDGDEHGPMALDMVSRLCGEDETRWEEAQETAIKALELRKVLWDGIAEAIKESDFMPTGKHGAQV, via the coding sequence ATGCTCCTAAAACTTCAAGAGTCGCTTCAGCCTCATCGCGAGCAATTACTGAAGCACCCCCTATATACTTCGATCAAAAGCCCGGAAGATCTGCGGATTTTTATGCGGCATCATGTATTTGCAGTCTGGGACTTCATGTCGCTTTTGAAAGCGCTGCAAGTCACCTTAACCCGGACCACCACGCCTTGGGTCCCGGTGGCCTCACCCAATATTCGTTATCTGATCAACGAGATCGTTCTTGCAGAGGAAACCGACTTGAACAAATTTGGCGAACGCCAAAGCCATTTTGAAATGTACCTCGACGCCATGCGAAAGGCTAACGCTTCAGTAGCGGATATCGAGGAGGTAGTGGCGCAGGTTAAACACGGCACAGATATTTTTCTGGTTATCGCCATGGCCGATCTCCCTGTATCCGTCAAAAAATTCCTGCAATTCACCTTCTCCATCATTGAAGAAGGTAAACCCCACAAAATCGCTGCTGCCTTTACCTTTGGACGGGAAGATTTAATCCCGGATTTATTCCACGCTATTATTGAAAAACTTCAAGCCCAGTTCCCTAAAGAACAACTCGACCTGGTCCACTATTATTTTGAGCGTCATATTGAATTGGATGGTGACGAGCATGGCCCGATGGCACTGGACATGGTCAGCAGACTGTGTGGAGAAGATGAAACCCGCTGGGAAGAAGCCCAGGAGACAGCCATTAAAGCACTGGAACTTCGAAAAGTGCTGTGGGATGGAATAGCAGAAGCCATTAAAGAGTCTGACTTCATGCCTACGGGCAAACATGGCGCTCAGGTGTAA
- a CDS encoding acyl-CoA dehydrogenase family protein, translating into MKPDLFEAPDYYQIDDLLSEEHQLVRQAAREWVKRDVSPIIEEAAQKAEFPKSIIKGLAEIGAFGPYIPEEYGGAGLDQISYGLIMQEIERGDSGVRSTASVQSSLVMYPIYKYGTEEQRKKYLPKLASGEFMGCFGLTEPDHGSNPGGMTTNYKDQGDHYLLNGAKLWISNAPFADIAVVWAKNEEGRIHGLIVERGMEGFSTPETHNKWSLRASATGELIFDNVKVPKENLLPNKSGLGAPLGCLDSARYGISWGAIGAAMDCYDTALRYAKERTQFGKPIGGFQLQQKKLAEMITEITKAQLLALRLGQLKNEDRATSAQISMAKRNNVDMALKVAREARQILGGMGITGEYSIMRHMMNLESVVTYEGTHDIHLLITGLDITGLNAFN; encoded by the coding sequence ATGAAACCGGATTTATTTGAAGCCCCTGATTACTACCAAATAGATGACCTTCTTTCTGAAGAACACCAACTTGTGCGCCAGGCCGCACGAGAATGGGTCAAACGCGATGTATCTCCCATTATTGAGGAGGCAGCACAAAAAGCGGAATTCCCGAAATCGATCATTAAGGGTCTGGCTGAAATTGGTGCCTTTGGACCCTACATTCCGGAAGAATATGGTGGTGCCGGACTGGATCAAATTTCTTATGGCCTGATCATGCAGGAGATCGAACGTGGTGACTCCGGAGTACGCTCCACGGCCTCGGTACAATCATCCTTAGTGATGTATCCAATTTATAAATACGGAACCGAAGAGCAGCGTAAAAAATACCTGCCTAAACTAGCCTCCGGTGAATTTATGGGCTGTTTTGGATTGACCGAACCGGATCACGGTTCCAATCCCGGAGGGATGACCACCAATTATAAGGACCAGGGAGACCACTATCTGCTTAATGGGGCCAAGCTCTGGATCTCCAACGCCCCCTTTGCCGATATTGCAGTGGTCTGGGCCAAAAATGAAGAAGGTCGAATTCACGGGCTGATCGTCGAGCGCGGGATGGAAGGTTTCTCCACCCCTGAGACGCACAACAAATGGTCGCTACGCGCTTCGGCCACCGGAGAGCTGATCTTTGATAATGTCAAAGTGCCCAAAGAAAATTTACTACCTAATAAAAGCGGTTTAGGAGCTCCTTTAGGTTGTTTGGATTCTGCCCGCTATGGAATTTCCTGGGGTGCGATCGGAGCTGCCATGGACTGTTATGATACTGCGCTTCGCTATGCCAAAGAGCGCACCCAATTTGGAAAACCCATTGGTGGTTTCCAATTGCAACAAAAAAAATTAGCGGAGATGATTACCGAGATCACTAAGGCCCAATTACTGGCCCTTCGTTTGGGACAACTGAAAAACGAAGATCGAGCTACTTCTGCCCAGATTTCTATGGCCAAACGGAACAATGTGGACATGGCCCTAAAGGTGGCCAGGGAAGCTCGCCAGATCTTAGGAGGTATGGGGATCACCGGAGAATACTCGATCATGCGTCATATGATGAATTTGGAAAGTGTAGTGACCTATGAAGGTACGCACGACATCCATCTATTGATCACGGGTCTGGACATCACTGGGCTCAATGCCTTCAATTGA
- a CDS encoding methyltransferase, translating to MSSKPFHFKQFTVHQDQAAMKVGTDGVLIGAWTPLQLPGALPPYRMLDIGSGSGLIALMLAQRSSAEQIDAVEINAAAYEQATFNFEASPWNDRLFCYHASFQEFAEEFADDPPYDLICCNPPFYRGGTSTLDPARNQARIPNELPFEQLIVGVTLLLASDGLFSTILPASETPDFIKLAQRHGLHLNRMTRVKGRPETSVKRCLLQFSFRELPAGRQESKIVREELIIETERHQYTPEYQNLTKEFYLKM from the coding sequence ATGAGTTCGAAGCCTTTTCATTTCAAACAATTTACTGTGCATCAGGATCAAGCTGCCATGAAAGTGGGCACTGACGGTGTGCTTATAGGCGCCTGGACACCCCTGCAGCTTCCCGGAGCATTGCCTCCCTACCGCATGCTGGACATTGGCAGTGGCAGCGGATTGATTGCTTTGATGCTCGCTCAGCGCTCCAGCGCAGAACAGATTGATGCCGTGGAGATCAATGCTGCAGCTTACGAGCAGGCCACTTTTAATTTTGAGGCGAGTCCGTGGAATGATCGCTTGTTCTGCTACCACGCCTCCTTTCAGGAATTTGCGGAGGAGTTTGCTGACGATCCTCCTTATGATCTTATTTGTTGTAATCCTCCTTTTTACCGAGGTGGTACTAGCACTCTTGATCCGGCAAGGAATCAGGCTCGGATACCCAACGAACTCCCTTTTGAACAACTGATCGTAGGAGTTACATTGCTCCTGGCCTCAGACGGACTATTCTCGACCATCCTGCCGGCCAGCGAAACCCCTGATTTTATCAAGCTGGCACAGCGTCATGGTTTGCATTTGAATCGCATGACCCGGGTGAAGGGGCGCCCGGAAACATCGGTCAAGCGATGTTTACTCCAGTTCAGCTTTCGCGAACTGCCTGCAGGCAGGCAGGAAAGCAAAATCGTAAGGGAGGAACTGATCATTGAAACAGAGCGCCATCAATACACGCCCGAATACCAGAATCTCACTAAAGAGTTTTATCTTAAAATGTAG
- a CDS encoding 30S ribosomal protein S16 yields the protein MPVKIRLQRHGKKGKPFYWVVAADSRAKRDGKYLEKLGVYNPNTNPAVIDLDVDGAVKWLQNGAQPSETAKRLLSYKGAMLKHHLMGGVAKGALTEEEAEKKFQAWLEEKQAKIEAKKENLSKEEAQARAEAKAAEKKANEARIAAAAPAEEEVAEETSAEATEEAPAAEEAPAKEAPAAETSDKDHADEAHAEKAKEEPKKEEAEAPKAEAKKEEKKAANEEE from the coding sequence ATGCCAGTAAAGATTAGATTACAACGTCACGGTAAAAAAGGAAAGCCTTTTTATTGGGTCGTAGCAGCGGATTCCCGCGCAAAAAGAGATGGTAAATACCTGGAGAAATTGGGTGTGTATAACCCCAATACCAATCCAGCAGTGATTGACCTGGATGTGGATGGTGCTGTAAAATGGCTCCAAAATGGAGCACAACCTTCTGAGACTGCGAAGCGTTTGCTTTCCTATAAAGGAGCGATGCTGAAGCATCATCTTATGGGCGGTGTTGCCAAAGGAGCATTAACCGAGGAAGAAGCAGAGAAGAAGTTTCAAGCCTGGTTGGAAGAAAAACAAGCGAAGATCGAAGCCAAAAAAGAAAATCTTTCTAAGGAAGAAGCTCAGGCTCGAGCAGAAGCTAAAGCAGCTGAAAAGAAAGCCAATGAGGCGCGTATCGCTGCAGCAGCTCCAGCTGAAGAGGAAGTAGCTGAAGAGACCAGCGCTGAAGCCACTGAAGAAGCTCCGGCTGCTGAAGAAGCACCAGCAAAAGAAGCTCCGGCAGCAGAAACCTCAGATAAGGATCATGCTGACGAAGCGCACGCTGAGAAAGCAAAAGAAGAGCCTAAGAAAGAGGAAGCAGAAGCTCCAAAGGCGGAAGCCAAGAAAGAGGAGAAAAAAGCAGCTAACGAAGAAGAGTAA
- a CDS encoding PA2169 family four-helix-bundle protein — protein sequence MKTDIMKYTEKISNELNELLTRNYDAEAGYKMAADRVENPELKKFFNERAKDRYDFGHQLKNEIVSYGETPDKGTSFKGDMHRTWMNLKTALSSNNEEVLLEEAIRGEKEFIETYNELLQEENLAPTTESLIKVQRDSVQNTLREIKIFETVA from the coding sequence ATGAAGACAGATATAATGAAGTACACTGAGAAAATTTCAAACGAATTAAATGAACTACTAACAAGAAACTATGACGCAGAAGCTGGATATAAAATGGCGGCCGATCGCGTTGAAAATCCGGAATTAAAGAAGTTTTTCAATGAACGCGCTAAAGATCGTTACGATTTTGGACACCAATTGAAGAATGAAATCGTGAGTTATGGCGAAACACCGGACAAAGGAACAAGTTTTAAAGGCGACATGCATAGAACTTGGATGAATTTGAAAACAGCCTTATCCTCAAATAATGAAGAAGTCTTATTAGAAGAGGCGATTCGAGGAGAAAAAGAGTTCATTGAGACGTATAACGAGTTGTTGCAAGAAGAAAATTTAGCACCAACGACTGAAAGTCTTATTAAAGTACAGAGAGATTCCGTACAGAATACACTCAGAGAAATAAAAATCTTTGAAACTGTAGCCTAA